A single region of the Pontibacter kalidii genome encodes:
- a CDS encoding HipA family kinase, producing MKYTPPEIRTVDVTRYITPLREGGSLPAIVEADDDFLYVLKFRGAGQGIKVLIAELIVGEIARTLGFRVPEIVFATLDEAFGRTEPDEEIQDLLRASEGLNLALHYLSGAITFDPVVTTPDAELASKVVWLDSLVTNVDRTARNTNLLMWKKELWLIDHGAALYFHHSWGNWEEQAKRPFAQIKDHVLLPLATELEAVNGEFSAILTPERIKAILSVIPDSWLTGVESPFESADEHRQAYATFLETRLAHSETFVKGAQHARKALI from the coding sequence ATGAAGTATACCCCACCTGAAATAAGAACCGTCGATGTGACGCGGTACATCACCCCGCTCCGTGAAGGTGGTTCGCTGCCTGCGATCGTGGAAGCCGACGATGACTTTTTATATGTGCTCAAGTTCCGCGGAGCCGGCCAAGGTATAAAAGTGCTGATCGCCGAACTGATTGTAGGAGAGATTGCCCGCACCCTTGGCTTCCGGGTACCAGAAATTGTGTTTGCCACGCTGGATGAAGCTTTCGGGCGCACAGAGCCGGACGAGGAGATACAGGACCTGCTGCGGGCCAGCGAGGGGCTTAACCTGGCCTTGCACTACCTCTCCGGCGCCATCACCTTCGACCCCGTGGTAACCACTCCCGACGCTGAACTGGCCTCTAAGGTAGTATGGCTGGACAGCCTGGTAACCAACGTGGACCGCACCGCCCGCAACACCAACCTGCTGATGTGGAAGAAGGAACTGTGGCTGATCGACCACGGCGCCGCGCTATACTTCCATCACTCCTGGGGCAACTGGGAGGAGCAGGCCAAACGGCCGTTCGCGCAGATAAAGGACCACGTGCTGCTGCCGCTTGCCACCGAGCTGGAGGCGGTGAACGGGGAGTTTAGCGCCATACTTACGCCGGAGCGAATCAAGGCTATACTTTCGGTGATTCCAGATAGCTGGCTTACGGGGGTGGAATCGCCTTTTGAGTCCGCAGACGAACACCGCCAGGCCTATGCCACCTTCTTAGAGACACGTCTCGCCCATTCCGAAACTTTTGTAAAAGGAGCGCAACATGCAAGAAAAGCACTTATTTGA
- a CDS encoding DUF3037 domain-containing protein, which yields MQEKHLFEYAVIRAVPRVEREEFLNVGVILFCSSKGFLQTKYALNENRLCAFFPGIDLQELRERLCAFEKVCAGRKEGGPIGQLGTASRFRWLTANRSTIVQTSQVHPGLCDNPQETLDRLFEQLVL from the coding sequence ATGCAAGAAAAGCACTTATTTGAGTACGCCGTGATACGCGCGGTACCGAGAGTGGAGCGTGAGGAGTTCCTGAATGTGGGCGTTATACTTTTCTGCTCTTCCAAGGGGTTCCTGCAAACGAAGTATGCGTTAAACGAAAACCGGCTCTGCGCCTTCTTCCCGGGCATAGACCTGCAGGAGCTGCGGGAAAGGCTCTGCGCGTTCGAGAAAGTATGCGCCGGACGCAAAGAGGGCGGGCCGATCGGCCAGTTGGGCACTGCCTCGCGTTTCCGCTGGCTTACCGCTAACCGCAGCACCATCGTCCAAACCTCGCAGGTGCACCCAGGCCTGTGCGACAACCCGCAGGAAACACTCGACAGGCTGTTTGAGCAACTGGTATTGTAA
- a CDS encoding DinB family protein: MTPAGGEIALWKWLRAMVEHEIHHRGQLYIYLNMLDVKTPPIFGLTSEEVQAKYREAP, from the coding sequence ATTACTCCTGCCGGCGGCGAGATTGCCCTGTGGAAATGGCTGCGCGCCATGGTGGAGCATGAGATTCACCACAGAGGGCAACTCTACATCTACCTCAACATGCTGGACGTGAAAACACCCCCCATCTTCGGCCTGACCTCAGAAGAAGTACAGGCAAAGTACCGGGAAGCCCCCTAA
- a CDS encoding glutamate-5-semialdehyde dehydrogenase, which yields MELQKTFKNVKQASRMLNLLPENKIKNILEDLAAKAEEATESILAANQQDLGRMNPSDPKYDRLKLTGERIQSIAADIRNVAGLPSPLGKVLSERTLENGLEMKKVSVPLGVIGIIYEARPNVTFDVFSLCLRSGNALLLKGGSDAKDSNAAIVKLIHQVLEQHGVDRNIVQLLPPDREATHQMLHAVEYVDIIIPRGSQGLINYVRENSKVPVIETGAGIVHTYFDAFADLQRGKAIVVNAKTRRVSVCNALDCLVIHEDRLPDLAEIGKELATKGVEVFADAPAFAALEGSYPADKLQQATEEHFGTEFLSLRMSVKTVKGLEEAIEHINTYSSQHSEAIISENELHVEHFLRAVDAAAVYANTSTAFTDGAQFGLGAEIGISTQKLHARGPMALDELTSYKWVVKGSGQVRA from the coding sequence ATGGAACTGCAAAAGACATTTAAAAACGTAAAGCAGGCAAGCCGTATGCTGAACCTGCTCCCGGAGAATAAAATAAAGAACATACTCGAGGACCTGGCAGCGAAGGCAGAAGAAGCAACAGAAAGTATACTTGCCGCTAACCAGCAGGACCTCGGGCGCATGAACCCCAGTGACCCGAAGTATGACCGCCTGAAGCTGACCGGGGAGCGCATCCAAAGTATAGCCGCTGATATTCGAAATGTGGCGGGCCTGCCTTCGCCACTGGGTAAGGTGCTGTCGGAACGGACGCTGGAGAACGGGCTGGAGATGAAGAAAGTGTCGGTGCCGCTGGGCGTGATCGGCATTATCTACGAAGCCCGGCCCAACGTGACCTTTGACGTGTTCAGCCTGTGCCTCCGCTCCGGCAATGCGCTGTTGCTAAAGGGCGGCAGCGACGCGAAAGACTCCAATGCAGCCATTGTAAAACTGATCCATCAGGTGCTGGAGCAGCATGGCGTGGACAGGAACATTGTGCAGCTGCTGCCACCGGACCGGGAGGCGACGCACCAGATGCTGCACGCTGTGGAGTATGTGGACATCATCATCCCGCGTGGGAGCCAGGGCCTGATCAATTATGTGCGGGAGAACTCCAAAGTACCTGTGATCGAGACGGGCGCAGGCATCGTGCATACTTATTTTGATGCGTTTGCCGACCTGCAGCGCGGGAAAGCTATCGTGGTGAATGCCAAGACCCGCCGCGTGAGCGTGTGCAACGCCCTGGATTGCCTGGTGATCCACGAGGACCGGCTGCCGGACCTGGCTGAGATTGGCAAAGAGCTGGCTACAAAAGGAGTGGAGGTGTTTGCCGATGCCCCTGCCTTTGCCGCTTTGGAAGGCAGCTACCCGGCTGATAAGCTGCAGCAGGCCACGGAGGAGCATTTCGGCACAGAGTTCCTATCGCTGAGGATGTCCGTGAAAACGGTAAAAGGCCTGGAAGAGGCCATTGAGCACATCAATACCTACAGTTCGCAGCACAGCGAGGCGATCATTTCGGAGAATGAGCTGCATGTGGAGCATTTCTTAAGAGCCGTGGATGCCGCTGCGGTATATGCCAACACCTCTACGGCCTTTACCGACGGGGCGCAGTTTGGCCTGGGCGCAGAGATTGGCATCAGCACGCAGAAGCTGCACGCCCGCGGACCGATGGCGCTGGATGAACTGACCAGTTACAAATGGGTGGTAAAAGGCTCTGGCCAGGTGAGGGCGTAG
- a CDS encoding GNAT family N-acetyltransferase encodes MTNIVRTNSEDPDFRALVTLLDQDLAVRDGAEHTFYAQYNKLDKIQQVVVAYREGMAVGCGAIKAYDETGIAEVKRMYVQEASRGQGIAMQVLQELEKWAAELKYTSCILETGKKQPEAIRLYQKCGYTLIPNYGQYKGIENSVCMQKQLTQV; translated from the coding sequence ATGACCAACATCGTACGAACCAACTCAGAAGATCCGGATTTTCGGGCGCTCGTGACATTACTCGACCAGGACCTGGCTGTGCGCGATGGAGCGGAACACACCTTCTATGCGCAGTATAACAAATTAGACAAGATACAGCAGGTGGTTGTGGCCTATCGGGAGGGCATGGCTGTGGGTTGCGGGGCGATTAAAGCATATGATGAGACAGGCATTGCGGAGGTGAAGCGCATGTATGTGCAGGAAGCGTCTCGTGGACAGGGAATTGCCATGCAGGTACTGCAGGAGCTGGAGAAGTGGGCAGCTGAACTGAAGTATACTTCCTGCATTCTGGAAACTGGTAAAAAACAGCCGGAGGCCATCAGGCTGTATCAGAAGTGCGGCTATACCTTGATTCCTAACTATGGACAGTATAAAGGCATCGAGAACAGCGTGTGCATGCAAAAACAGCTCACCCAGGTATAG
- a CDS encoding DinB family protein has protein sequence MEITTVSSFLDYYTRVRERTNRIVRVIPPEHINWAYKPGKFTVADMLRHIAGIERYLYAEVAQGRPSRYKGCGKELADGYQEVLRYFEELHLQSMEIFSSLQDQDLNR, from the coding sequence ATGGAAATCACAACGGTAAGCTCTTTTCTGGATTATTACACCCGCGTTAGGGAACGCACAAACCGTATCGTGCGGGTTATACCGCCCGAGCACATCAACTGGGCCTACAAACCCGGCAAATTCACCGTGGCAGATATGCTCCGGCACATTGCCGGCATAGAGCGCTATTTATATGCTGAGGTCGCGCAAGGCAGGCCCAGCCGCTACAAGGGCTGCGGCAAAGAGCTGGCAGATGGTTACCAGGAGGTGCTGCGTTATTTCGAGGAGCTGCACCTGCAGTCCATGGAGATTTTCAGCAGCCTGCAGGATCAGGACCTCAACAGGTGA
- a CDS encoding SusD/RagB family nutrient-binding outer membrane lipoprotein: MKKIFRYMLAFTIMGAVAGLQGCEDYFDKEDNPNLVPDPPLPTLLSTTTHKTGINSYLVGNITSYFVQYLASPSQGGSSDTYQITDYTGTWDALYLTMADIYDMRQLAIEQGATEYVGVANILMAYHLALVTDLWGDAPYSEAFANLTLTPGFDDETSLYDVTTQLLDEGIVELQKPESSVQLIATSDVIHEGSVENWIKTAYALKARQLNKLSGTSSYNPQAVLEAVDSSYTSNADNAEMGVFETRNPWAAIALSNASLLLGGWLSEQLIEHLNGTSYGVVDPRLAKITDPTIHGTYVGTPNGTGNIGPANNTVQDESYISRNSPLTGDESPLIIVSYPEVKLIEAEAALRAGQLDRAFEAYREGIRASMEMLEVAEADENAYLSSTAVAQSPSELTLDRIFQEKYVVTYLNPEAWNDARRYDYQYANFTLPVGAALPTFIRRVAYPSGEASKNPNTPDITDLSVPLWWDQ; the protein is encoded by the coding sequence ATGAAAAAGATCTTCCGATACATGCTTGCCTTCACGATAATGGGGGCAGTAGCAGGCCTGCAGGGCTGCGAAGATTATTTTGATAAGGAGGATAACCCAAACCTGGTTCCCGATCCGCCCTTGCCCACGCTGCTTTCCACCACCACCCATAAAACGGGCATCAACAGCTACTTGGTCGGGAACATTACCTCCTACTTTGTGCAGTACCTGGCCAGCCCCTCACAAGGCGGCTCCTCAGATACCTACCAGATTACGGATTATACCGGCACCTGGGATGCGCTTTACTTGACCATGGCCGATATTTACGACATGCGCCAACTGGCCATTGAACAGGGGGCAACGGAGTATGTGGGCGTGGCAAACATCCTGATGGCCTACCACCTGGCCCTGGTAACGGACCTGTGGGGCGACGCTCCTTACTCGGAGGCCTTCGCGAACCTCACGCTCACGCCTGGCTTTGACGATGAGACGAGCCTCTATGACGTGACCACGCAGCTGCTGGACGAGGGCATCGTGGAGTTGCAGAAACCCGAATCCAGTGTGCAGCTAATTGCTACCAGCGACGTGATCCACGAGGGTAGTGTGGAAAATTGGATAAAGACTGCGTACGCCCTGAAGGCCAGACAGCTTAACAAGCTCAGCGGCACCTCTTCCTACAACCCGCAGGCGGTGCTGGAGGCAGTCGACAGCTCGTATACTTCTAATGCCGATAATGCGGAGATGGGTGTTTTCGAGACGCGCAACCCCTGGGCAGCCATCGCGCTGAGTAATGCCAGCCTGCTGTTGGGCGGCTGGCTCTCCGAACAGCTGATAGAGCACCTGAACGGAACCTCTTACGGGGTAGTTGACCCACGTTTGGCGAAAATCACAGACCCGACCATCCATGGAACCTATGTAGGGACCCCTAACGGCACCGGCAATATTGGCCCCGCCAACAACACCGTTCAGGATGAAAGTTATATCTCTCGCAACTCCCCGCTTACGGGGGATGAGTCGCCGCTGATCATCGTGTCCTATCCGGAAGTGAAGCTGATTGAGGCAGAAGCTGCCCTCAGAGCAGGCCAGCTCGACAGGGCCTTCGAGGCGTACCGTGAAGGTATCCGGGCAAGTATGGAGATGCTGGAGGTGGCAGAAGCCGACGAGAATGCGTACCTGAGCAGCACTGCTGTAGCCCAGAGCCCCTCCGAACTCACGCTGGACAGAATTTTTCAGGAGAAGTATGTTGTGACTTATCTGAACCCTGAGGCCTGGAACGACGCCCGCCGCTACGACTACCAGTATGCTAACTTTACCTTACCAGTGGGTGCTGCTTTGCCAACTTTTATCCGCAGGGTGGCCTACCCTTCCGGCGAGGCCTCCAAGAATCCCAATACCCCTGATATAACCGACCTTTCCGTTCCCCTCTGGTGGGACCAGTAA
- a CDS encoding SusC/RagA family TonB-linked outer membrane protein: protein MKNSFTLLVLLLMCCWAPALAQDNIVSGRVTGADEGMPLPGVSVTVKGTTTGTSTDADGKFSIRVPGNDAVLEFRFLGYRIQEVPVGNQRQLNVALATDTKQLEEVVVTALGITREKKALGYAAQDVQAEELIQNRQPNVLNALQGKVAGVTITSTGGAPGQGANIQIRGINSIDPNRPNQPLFVIDGIQVNNSTSTFGEGAELRGMSNRLADLNPDDIESINILRGGAATALYGLRGANGVVVITTKSGQKGEMRVNFTSTAGWEEVNKFPEIQDTYTQGYSGEYDPTSFWPSWGPTWQEARQIDPTHPEGIYNHFEDAYETGNQFRNTLTFTGGGEAITFSSSLSHLNHEGVLPFTDYQNTSARLNTDVKLSEKFSTGGNFNYIRSGGKRYNADRFNEMLSYWSPRWDVRDYVKPDGTMQSYGNDNPIYAAATNQFEDDVSRFIGGLNFSYKPLTWLDLSYRVGLDTYSDDRTRTAPGPRNVPDERVLEDNGQGFVHEYTTKFRSINSTFIASANKSFGDKFNATLRVGHELYDEHIKSFGVQGEELAVYDYFKLSNARFLSSSENESEYSLMGIFGEASVDYGDFLFLTLTGRNDITSSLAESNRSFFYPSASISYILSEHLGLPDFINQSKLRLSYAQVGKDAPAYSTSSGFAPYTEFPTGYTGVRRAPLLGNPELKPEFTNTYEAGLEMSFLDNRIGFDFTYYYSLSKDQILNINVASTTGFVRAAINAGEMRNKGIEVILNATPVLTADFNWDTKLVFSANRNKILSLPEGLEEVTYASQFGYVGSTVTMKLIEGQPYGNIYGSHWLRYYGPGEEEDPLFIDESRPLVIGENGFPVRAPLSSQKLLGNSQPDWIGGFTNTFTYKGLSLTALLDARQGLEKYNQMDNFFAAFGIAEYTENRNQTRVFEGVLADGTPNTKEVWLGQGVGPDGVDYGNGYYRNHYRGVSENFVEDASWVRLRSLTLRYSLPQPWFENIFIRNAAVSFTGNNLWLSTDYNGFDPETSFSPSGSNVDGFSGFTYPAVRSYLFTLNVGF, encoded by the coding sequence ATGAAAAACAGTTTTACCCTACTTGTTTTGCTACTGATGTGCTGCTGGGCACCCGCACTGGCCCAGGATAACATTGTGAGTGGCAGGGTTACAGGGGCTGATGAGGGCATGCCGCTGCCCGGCGTCAGCGTAACCGTAAAAGGCACCACTACCGGCACCTCCACCGATGCGGATGGCAAATTCTCCATACGGGTGCCCGGGAACGATGCCGTGCTGGAGTTCAGGTTTCTCGGCTACAGGATCCAGGAGGTACCTGTGGGGAACCAGCGTCAGCTAAACGTGGCCCTGGCCACCGACACCAAGCAGCTCGAAGAGGTGGTGGTCACGGCCCTTGGTATCACGCGGGAGAAAAAAGCCCTGGGATACGCCGCGCAGGATGTGCAGGCAGAGGAGCTGATACAAAACCGGCAACCCAACGTGCTCAATGCCTTGCAGGGCAAAGTGGCGGGCGTTACCATCACCAGCACCGGCGGTGCTCCGGGGCAGGGCGCCAACATCCAGATACGGGGTATCAACTCCATAGATCCAAACAGGCCTAACCAGCCGCTCTTCGTCATCGACGGGATACAGGTGAACAACTCCACCTCTACCTTTGGCGAGGGTGCCGAATTGCGCGGCATGAGCAACCGCCTCGCCGACCTTAACCCCGATGACATTGAAAGTATAAACATCCTGCGGGGCGGGGCCGCTACCGCGCTCTACGGCTTGCGGGGTGCCAACGGGGTGGTCGTCATCACGACCAAGTCGGGCCAGAAAGGGGAAATGCGCGTCAACTTCACCAGCACAGCAGGCTGGGAGGAGGTAAATAAATTCCCCGAGATACAGGATACCTATACCCAGGGCTACTCCGGCGAGTACGACCCTACCAGCTTCTGGCCATCTTGGGGGCCGACCTGGCAAGAAGCGCGGCAAATAGACCCGACCCACCCGGAAGGCATTTACAATCACTTTGAGGACGCCTACGAAACGGGCAACCAGTTCCGCAACACGCTGACCTTCACCGGAGGCGGCGAGGCCATTACCTTCTCCTCCTCGCTCTCTCATCTGAACCACGAGGGGGTGTTGCCTTTCACCGACTACCAAAACACTTCTGCCCGCCTGAACACAGATGTCAAGCTCAGCGAGAAGTTCAGCACGGGCGGTAACTTCAACTACATCCGCTCCGGGGGCAAGCGCTATAACGCCGACCGCTTTAACGAGATGCTGAGCTACTGGTCGCCGCGCTGGGATGTGCGGGACTATGTGAAGCCGGACGGCACCATGCAGTCCTATGGCAACGACAATCCGATCTATGCCGCCGCCACCAACCAGTTTGAGGACGACGTGAGCCGCTTTATCGGTGGCTTGAACTTTAGCTACAAGCCACTTACCTGGCTCGACCTCAGCTACCGCGTCGGCCTCGACACCTACTCAGACGACCGCACGCGTACCGCCCCAGGGCCCAGAAATGTACCCGACGAAAGAGTGCTGGAAGACAATGGCCAGGGCTTTGTGCATGAGTACACCACGAAGTTCAGGTCCATCAACTCCACCTTCATCGCCTCTGCAAACAAGTCCTTTGGCGACAAGTTTAACGCGACGCTACGCGTGGGGCACGAGCTGTACGACGAGCACATCAAGAGCTTTGGCGTGCAGGGAGAGGAACTGGCCGTATACGATTACTTCAAGCTCTCCAATGCCAGGTTCCTCTCTTCCTCCGAGAATGAGAGCGAGTACAGTCTGATGGGTATATTTGGGGAGGCCTCCGTTGATTATGGCGATTTCCTGTTCCTGACGCTGACAGGCAGGAACGACATTACCTCCTCGCTGGCCGAGTCCAACCGCTCCTTTTTTTACCCGTCGGCAAGTATAAGCTATATCCTCTCGGAGCACCTGGGCCTGCCGGATTTTATCAACCAGTCGAAGCTCAGGCTCTCCTATGCCCAGGTTGGCAAGGATGCCCCCGCCTATTCCACCTCTTCCGGCTTTGCCCCCTACACCGAGTTTCCGACAGGCTATACCGGGGTGAGACGCGCCCCTTTGCTGGGCAATCCGGAGCTGAAGCCAGAGTTCACCAACACCTATGAGGCTGGCCTGGAGATGTCGTTCCTGGATAACCGCATCGGCTTTGATTTTACGTATTATTACTCCCTGAGCAAAGACCAGATCCTGAACATTAACGTGGCCAGCACCACCGGCTTCGTGCGGGCGGCCATCAACGCCGGCGAGATGCGCAACAAAGGGATTGAGGTGATACTGAATGCCACGCCAGTGCTCACCGCCGACTTTAACTGGGACACCAAGCTTGTCTTCTCGGCCAACAGAAACAAGATCCTGAGCCTGCCGGAGGGGCTTGAGGAAGTGACCTACGCCTCGCAGTTTGGCTACGTGGGGTCAACCGTTACCATGAAGCTGATAGAGGGACAGCCTTACGGCAACATCTACGGCTCCCACTGGCTGCGTTACTATGGGCCGGGCGAAGAGGAAGACCCCCTCTTTATCGATGAGTCGCGGCCACTCGTGATCGGGGAGAACGGCTTTCCGGTAAGGGCGCCGCTATCGAGCCAAAAACTCCTGGGCAACTCACAGCCCGACTGGATAGGCGGCTTCACGAACACCTTTACCTACAAGGGGTTGAGCCTGACCGCCTTACTCGACGCCCGCCAAGGCCTGGAGAAGTATAACCAGATGGACAACTTCTTCGCTGCTTTCGGTATAGCCGAGTACACCGAAAACCGCAACCAGACACGCGTGTTCGAGGGGGTACTGGCCGACGGTACGCCAAACACGAAGGAAGTATGGCTGGGCCAGGGTGTAGGACCCGACGGCGTGGACTACGGCAACGGTTACTACAGAAACCATTACCGCGGCGTGTCGGAGAACTTTGTGGAGGATGCCTCCTGGGTGCGCCTGCGCTCCCTGACGCTGCGCTACAGCCTGCCGCAACCTTGGTTTGAGAACATCTTTATCCGAAACGCGGCGGTATCCTTTACCGGTAACAACCTGTGGCTGTCCACCGATTACAATGGCTTTGACCCGGAAACCAGCTTCTCCCCGAGCGGCAGCAACGTGGATGGCTTCTCCGGCTTTACGTACCCTGCCGTGCGCAGCTACCTGTTCACCCTAAATGTTGGATTTTAA
- a CDS encoding S9 family peptidase → MSHPFPAELTAAAQGARLAWTLNEQGKRNVYVAEGPDFKARRLTDYLQDDGQEITSLSLSADGQWAVYVRGGEHGSIWDEHETVNPEGLPMPPKVEIWAVPFAGGEPIRIGEGGSPVISPNNREVAYTYKGQVWIASLDGTAPARPLFVTRGSVGSLEWSPDGSQLAFVANREGHAFIGVYTNPETPITWVAPAFARDRSPRWSPDGKRLAFVRTQGAGGAPEPYLQRQHQPWSIWTAEVATGKAAQLWKAPETLQGSVPRTNGGFNLHWAANERIVYTSYEDGWPHLYALPAAGGRPVLLTPGKFAVEHVKLSPDRKWLVFSANTGPDKEDIDRRHVARVPVDRAAMELLTPGDGLESMPVLTGDGQTLAMLSATAQRPPLPAVMDFKPRSKVRLLAKELIPSNHPQHKLVKPKQVTFKSTDGLTVHAQLFEPKGGPTRKPAIVYIHGGPSRQMLLGWHYSDYYNNVYAMNQYLTSLGFVVLSVNYRLGIGYGYDFQHPDSSGETGASEYKDIRAAGKWLAQQPQVDAARIGVYGGSYGGYLTGLALGRDSELFAAGVNIHGMSDLTYGGMERMLYPNRYEQAPDARQAAEVMWKSSPAAFVDSWTSPVLLIHADDDRNVDFMDSMDMVRRLEKKGVPYETMVIVDDTHHWMLFRNAVKVNAATADFFKRKLLDAGEVGAQMGN, encoded by the coding sequence ATGAGCCACCCTTTTCCTGCGGAACTGACTGCTGCCGCACAGGGGGCACGCCTGGCCTGGACCCTGAACGAACAGGGGAAAAGGAACGTGTATGTGGCGGAAGGACCGGATTTCAAGGCGCGGCGGCTCACGGACTACCTACAGGATGATGGGCAGGAGATCACCAGCCTATCCTTGTCTGCGGACGGGCAGTGGGCGGTGTATGTACGGGGCGGCGAGCATGGCTCCATATGGGATGAGCACGAGACGGTAAACCCCGAAGGGCTTCCCATGCCTCCCAAAGTGGAAATATGGGCTGTCCCTTTTGCCGGTGGAGAACCTATCCGGATAGGAGAGGGCGGGTCGCCGGTGATCTCTCCCAACAACAGGGAGGTAGCTTATACTTACAAAGGCCAGGTCTGGATCGCTTCGTTGGATGGCACAGCGCCGGCCCGGCCGCTCTTCGTTACGCGCGGCTCGGTAGGCTCGCTGGAGTGGTCGCCGGATGGTTCGCAGCTGGCCTTTGTGGCTAATCGTGAGGGACATGCCTTTATTGGCGTCTATACCAACCCTGAAACCCCCATTACCTGGGTTGCGCCTGCTTTTGCGCGTGATCGCTCGCCACGCTGGTCGCCGGACGGAAAGCGACTGGCATTCGTGCGTACGCAGGGTGCCGGCGGAGCGCCGGAGCCCTACCTGCAGCGGCAGCATCAGCCCTGGTCCATCTGGACAGCCGAGGTAGCCACCGGTAAAGCCGCGCAACTATGGAAAGCACCCGAAACCTTGCAGGGATCGGTGCCCAGGACTAACGGTGGCTTTAACCTGCACTGGGCGGCAAATGAACGTATTGTGTATACTTCGTACGAGGATGGCTGGCCGCACCTGTACGCACTGCCGGCAGCCGGGGGGAGGCCTGTGTTGCTGACGCCTGGTAAGTTCGCGGTGGAGCATGTAAAGCTGAGTCCTGACAGGAAGTGGCTGGTGTTCAGCGCCAACACCGGACCCGACAAAGAAGATATAGACCGCAGGCACGTGGCGCGCGTGCCTGTGGATAGGGCAGCCATGGAACTACTGACACCGGGGGATGGGCTGGAGTCGATGCCGGTGCTAACGGGGGATGGCCAGACGCTGGCCATGCTGAGCGCCACCGCGCAACGTCCGCCGCTGCCTGCCGTCATGGATTTCAAGCCTAGGTCGAAGGTGAGGCTGCTGGCAAAAGAGCTTATCCCTTCCAATCATCCGCAGCACAAACTGGTAAAGCCGAAGCAGGTAACCTTTAAATCAACGGATGGGCTAACGGTGCACGCCCAGCTGTTCGAACCCAAGGGCGGCCCCACCAGGAAACCTGCCATTGTGTACATCCACGGAGGCCCCTCGCGGCAGATGCTGCTGGGCTGGCACTACTCCGACTACTATAATAATGTATATGCTATGAACCAGTACCTCACTAGCCTCGGGTTTGTGGTGCTCTCGGTCAACTACAGGCTGGGCATAGGGTATGGGTACGATTTTCAGCACCCCGATAGCAGCGGGGAGACCGGTGCCTCGGAGTATAAGGATATACGTGCAGCGGGCAAGTGGCTGGCCCAGCAGCCGCAGGTGGATGCCGCGCGCATCGGCGTGTACGGCGGCTCCTATGGTGGTTACCTCACAGGCCTCGCCCTGGGCCGGGATTCAGAGCTGTTTGCCGCTGGCGTAAACATCCACGGTATGAGTGATCTGACCTATGGAGGCATGGAGCGGATGCTCTACCCGAACCGCTACGAACAGGCTCCAGATGCACGGCAGGCTGCCGAAGTCATGTGGAAGTCTTCGCCGGCCGCTTTCGTTGATTCCTGGACCTCGCCTGTGCTCCTGATCCATGCCGATGATGACAGGAACGTGGATTTTATGGATAGCATGGACATGGTGCGGCGCCTGGAGAAGAAAGGCGTGCCCTATGAGACCATGGTCATCGTGGACGACACCCACCATTGGATGTTGTTCCGCAACGCCGTAAAGGTGAACGCCGCCACGGCAGACTTCTTTAAAAGAAAATTGCTGGACGCCGGTGAAGTGGGCGCCCAAATGGGAAATTAG